AAAAATCCGGAATCCTGAACGCTCAGCTCGCCGGCTATATCGCCGGGCTGGGGCACAAGGACCTGTTTCTGATCGGCGACGCCGGCCTTCCGATTCCCAAAGGGGTCCCGTATGTGGACCTTGCGCTGTGCGGGGGCGTGCCCGCCTTCCGGCAGGTGCTGGATGCGGTTCTGGGGGAAGCCGTTGTGGAGCATTACACCCTGGCGCAGGAGATCCGGGAAAGCAACCCGGAGATGCTCGCTTACATACGGGAAAAGCTTGCCGGCCTCCCTTACGACATGATCCCGCACACCGAGTTCAAGCAGATGTCCGCCGGGGTCAAATTTGCGGTGCGCACCGGCGAATTCACCCCGTTTCCCAACCTCATCCTGAGGGCGGGCGTCGCTTTTTAAGGGGGGCTTTCCATGAAGATTCTGAATTTCGGCTCTTTGAACTATGATTACGTCTATTCGGTGGACCATATCCTGATTCCGGGCGAAACCGGCGCGGCATCCGGCATGCAGA
This window of the Ruminococcaceae bacterium BL-6 genome carries:
- the rbsD gene encoding D-ribose pyranase (Evidence 2a : Function from experimental evidences in other organisms; PubMedId : 7921236, 12738765, 21276853; Product type e : enzyme) yields the protein MKKSGILNAQLAGYIAGLGHKDLFLIGDAGLPIPKGVPYVDLALCGGVPAFRQVLDAVLGEAVVEHYTLAQEIRESNPEMLAYIREKLAGLPYDMIPHTEFKQMSAGVKFAVRTGEFTPFPNLILRAGVAF